Proteins encoded in a region of the Bombyx mori chromosome 23, ASM3026992v2 genome:
- the LOC101742447 gene encoding fatty acyl-CoA reductase wat isoform X1 has translation MLPANSFRMDSALALEIEQVSRQKALEEEALRGESAVRQFYAGTTALITGGTGFIGKQLIEKLLRSCDVKRIYILARSKKGLSMEERLQLQFKDPVYDNLRSQQPDFAQKVIPVEGDISELGVGLNDEDRMKLEQEVNVIFHVAATTRFVEPLKKATFINVRGTREILELAKCCKNLRCFVHVSTAFFNATKSKINHTIEEKFYESPVPPEVMIQLAETVEECRLNAITADLIRDWPNTYCFTKAIAEDVVRTMGKDLPVAIVRPPIVICTLNEPTPGWVDISSVFGPSGILLGIGLGVTHVVLIGDITIALAPVDYVNNTVLATAWETDKRFKNNEKDSKIYNISNSRCTLEKNLVGDLLQNPNTQQYATPKAVWYCYGFETGSDVVFWLSTWLLHYIPAYVADFVFNVTSMKRPEGIKSFVKMYEKIYKMSLLYGYFLRNQWNLVDDNTVAMLNQMSKTDRILFNFDISKIDWPRYMLIWCIGLRKFIVKDGLKDSEYGMKKQRWLKIAHISFYTLFFGVVFSLLYLACRIFMYLCNLNTIAAQTLKI, from the exons atgctaccagcgaatag TTTCAGAATGGACAGCGCTTTGGCTTTGGAGATCGAGCAGGTCTCGCGCCAGAAGGCGCTGGAGGAGGAAGCGCTCCGCGGCGAGTCGGCTGTGCGGCAGTTCTACGCGGGAACCACAGCGCTGATCACTGGAGGGACGGGCTTCATCGGGAAACAACTCATAGAGAAGCTTCTAAG ATCGTGCGACGTTAAGCGGATTTACATATTGGCACGATCGAAAAAGGGACTGTCTATGGAAGAAAGGCTCCAGTTACAATTTAAAGATCCT gtATACGACAATTTACGGTCTCAACAACCAGATTTCGCTCAGAAAGTGATACCGGTCGAAGGTGACATCTCAGAACTAGGCGTCGGCTTGAACGACGAAGACAGGATGAAGCTTGAGCAAGAG GTGAATGTGATATTCCACGTGGCCGCCACGACCAGGTTCGTAGAGCCACTGAAGAAGGCCACATTCATCAACGTCAGAGGAACCAGAGAGATCCTTGAACTGGCCAAATGCTGTAAAAATCTAAg ATGCTTCGTACACGTATCAACTGCGTTCTTCAATGCAACAAAGAGCAAAATAAATCACACCATCGAGGAGAAATTCTATGAAAGCCCTGTCCCTCCGGAAGTCATGATACAACTCGCGGAGACAGTTGAAGAATGCAGACTCAACGCGATCACTGCTGA TTTGATAAGGGACTGGCCCAACACGTACTGCTTCACGAAGGCCATAGCCGAGGATGTCGTGCGTACAATGGGCAAGGATTTACCTGTGGCCATAGTGAGGCCACCCATAG TTATCTGCACGCTCAATGAACCCACACCTGGATGGGTGGATATAAGCTCAGTGTTCGGTCCCAGCGGG ATTCTTTTAGGCATAGGCCTTGGCGTGACGCATGTGGTTTTAATAGGTGACATAACGATAGCGCTAGCTCCTGTGGACTACGTCAACAACACTGTATTGGCGACAGCGTGGGAAACCgataaacgttttaaaaataatgaaaaagacTCTAAGATTTACAATATAAGCAACTCCAGATGCACACTTGAGAAAA ATCTCGTGGGTGATCTCCTGCAGAATCCTAACACACAACAGTACGCTACGCCGAAAGCGGTTTGGTACTGTTATGGTTTTGAGACCGGAAGCGATGTTGTATTCTGGTTGTCAACGTGGCTGCTGCATTACATACCTGCGTATGTAGCCGACTTCGTGTTTAATGTGACCTCCATGAAGCGACCTGAGGGTATTAAGTC ATTCGTTAAAATGTATGAAAAGATATACAAAATGTCTTTGTTGTACGGCTATTTCCTGAGGAACCAGTGGAATCTTGTCGATGACAACACCGTGGCCATGCTGAACCAAATGTCAAAAACTGACAGGATATTGTTCAATTTTGACATTTCGAAGATCGATTGGCCGCGCTATATGCTGATCTGGTGCATCGGCTTGAGAAAGTTCATCGTGAAAGACGGACTCAAAGACAGCGAGTATGGAATGAAGAAACAGAGATGGCTGAAGATAGCTCACATTAGTTTTTATACGCTGTTCTTTGGAGTCGTATTTTCTTTGTTATATCTCGCCTGTAGAATTTTTATGTACTTATGTAATTTGAATACGATCGCCGCTCAAAcacttaaaatataa
- the LOC101742447 gene encoding fatty acyl-CoA reductase wat isoform X3, which yields MDSALALEIEQVSRQKALEEEALRGESAVRQFYAGTTALITGGTGFIGKQLIEKLLRSCDVKRIYILARSKKGLSMEERLQLQFKDPVYDNLRSQQPDFAQKVIPVEGDISELGVGLNDEDRMKLEQEVNVIFHVAATTRFVEPLKKATFINVRGTREILELAKCCKNLRCFVHVSTAFFNATKSKINHTIEEKFYESPVPPEVMIQLAETVEECRLNAITADLIRDWPNTYCFTKAIAEDVVRTMGKDLPVAIVRPPIVICTLNEPTPGWVDISSVFGPSGILLGIGLGVTHVVLIGDITIALAPVDYVNNTVLATAWETDKRFKNNEKDSKIYNISNSRCTLEKNLVGDLLQNPNTQQYATPKAVWYCYGFETGSDVVFWLSTWLLHYIPAYVADFVFNVTSMKRPEGIKSFVKMYEKIYKMSLLYGYFLRNQWNLVDDNTVAMLNQMSKTDRILFNFDISKIDWPRYMLIWCIGLRKFIVKDGLKDSEYGMKKQRWLKIAHISFYTLFFGVVFSLLYLACRIFMYLCNLNTIAAQTLKI from the exons ATGGACAGCGCTTTGGCTTTGGAGATCGAGCAGGTCTCGCGCCAGAAGGCGCTGGAGGAGGAAGCGCTCCGCGGCGAGTCGGCTGTGCGGCAGTTCTACGCGGGAACCACAGCGCTGATCACTGGAGGGACGGGCTTCATCGGGAAACAACTCATAGAGAAGCTTCTAAG ATCGTGCGACGTTAAGCGGATTTACATATTGGCACGATCGAAAAAGGGACTGTCTATGGAAGAAAGGCTCCAGTTACAATTTAAAGATCCT gtATACGACAATTTACGGTCTCAACAACCAGATTTCGCTCAGAAAGTGATACCGGTCGAAGGTGACATCTCAGAACTAGGCGTCGGCTTGAACGACGAAGACAGGATGAAGCTTGAGCAAGAG GTGAATGTGATATTCCACGTGGCCGCCACGACCAGGTTCGTAGAGCCACTGAAGAAGGCCACATTCATCAACGTCAGAGGAACCAGAGAGATCCTTGAACTGGCCAAATGCTGTAAAAATCTAAg ATGCTTCGTACACGTATCAACTGCGTTCTTCAATGCAACAAAGAGCAAAATAAATCACACCATCGAGGAGAAATTCTATGAAAGCCCTGTCCCTCCGGAAGTCATGATACAACTCGCGGAGACAGTTGAAGAATGCAGACTCAACGCGATCACTGCTGA TTTGATAAGGGACTGGCCCAACACGTACTGCTTCACGAAGGCCATAGCCGAGGATGTCGTGCGTACAATGGGCAAGGATTTACCTGTGGCCATAGTGAGGCCACCCATAG TTATCTGCACGCTCAATGAACCCACACCTGGATGGGTGGATATAAGCTCAGTGTTCGGTCCCAGCGGG ATTCTTTTAGGCATAGGCCTTGGCGTGACGCATGTGGTTTTAATAGGTGACATAACGATAGCGCTAGCTCCTGTGGACTACGTCAACAACACTGTATTGGCGACAGCGTGGGAAACCgataaacgttttaaaaataatgaaaaagacTCTAAGATTTACAATATAAGCAACTCCAGATGCACACTTGAGAAAA ATCTCGTGGGTGATCTCCTGCAGAATCCTAACACACAACAGTACGCTACGCCGAAAGCGGTTTGGTACTGTTATGGTTTTGAGACCGGAAGCGATGTTGTATTCTGGTTGTCAACGTGGCTGCTGCATTACATACCTGCGTATGTAGCCGACTTCGTGTTTAATGTGACCTCCATGAAGCGACCTGAGGGTATTAAGTC ATTCGTTAAAATGTATGAAAAGATATACAAAATGTCTTTGTTGTACGGCTATTTCCTGAGGAACCAGTGGAATCTTGTCGATGACAACACCGTGGCCATGCTGAACCAAATGTCAAAAACTGACAGGATATTGTTCAATTTTGACATTTCGAAGATCGATTGGCCGCGCTATATGCTGATCTGGTGCATCGGCTTGAGAAAGTTCATCGTGAAAGACGGACTCAAAGACAGCGAGTATGGAATGAAGAAACAGAGATGGCTGAAGATAGCTCACATTAGTTTTTATACGCTGTTCTTTGGAGTCGTATTTTCTTTGTTATATCTCGCCTGTAGAATTTTTATGTACTTATGTAATTTGAATACGATCGCCGCTCAAAcacttaaaatataa
- the LOC101742447 gene encoding fatty acyl-CoA reductase wat isoform X2, which produces MLPANRMDSALALEIEQVSRQKALEEEALRGESAVRQFYAGTTALITGGTGFIGKQLIEKLLRSCDVKRIYILARSKKGLSMEERLQLQFKDPVYDNLRSQQPDFAQKVIPVEGDISELGVGLNDEDRMKLEQEVNVIFHVAATTRFVEPLKKATFINVRGTREILELAKCCKNLRCFVHVSTAFFNATKSKINHTIEEKFYESPVPPEVMIQLAETVEECRLNAITADLIRDWPNTYCFTKAIAEDVVRTMGKDLPVAIVRPPIVICTLNEPTPGWVDISSVFGPSGILLGIGLGVTHVVLIGDITIALAPVDYVNNTVLATAWETDKRFKNNEKDSKIYNISNSRCTLEKNLVGDLLQNPNTQQYATPKAVWYCYGFETGSDVVFWLSTWLLHYIPAYVADFVFNVTSMKRPEGIKSFVKMYEKIYKMSLLYGYFLRNQWNLVDDNTVAMLNQMSKTDRILFNFDISKIDWPRYMLIWCIGLRKFIVKDGLKDSEYGMKKQRWLKIAHISFYTLFFGVVFSLLYLACRIFMYLCNLNTIAAQTLKI; this is translated from the exons atgctaccagcgaatag AATGGACAGCGCTTTGGCTTTGGAGATCGAGCAGGTCTCGCGCCAGAAGGCGCTGGAGGAGGAAGCGCTCCGCGGCGAGTCGGCTGTGCGGCAGTTCTACGCGGGAACCACAGCGCTGATCACTGGAGGGACGGGCTTCATCGGGAAACAACTCATAGAGAAGCTTCTAAG ATCGTGCGACGTTAAGCGGATTTACATATTGGCACGATCGAAAAAGGGACTGTCTATGGAAGAAAGGCTCCAGTTACAATTTAAAGATCCT gtATACGACAATTTACGGTCTCAACAACCAGATTTCGCTCAGAAAGTGATACCGGTCGAAGGTGACATCTCAGAACTAGGCGTCGGCTTGAACGACGAAGACAGGATGAAGCTTGAGCAAGAG GTGAATGTGATATTCCACGTGGCCGCCACGACCAGGTTCGTAGAGCCACTGAAGAAGGCCACATTCATCAACGTCAGAGGAACCAGAGAGATCCTTGAACTGGCCAAATGCTGTAAAAATCTAAg ATGCTTCGTACACGTATCAACTGCGTTCTTCAATGCAACAAAGAGCAAAATAAATCACACCATCGAGGAGAAATTCTATGAAAGCCCTGTCCCTCCGGAAGTCATGATACAACTCGCGGAGACAGTTGAAGAATGCAGACTCAACGCGATCACTGCTGA TTTGATAAGGGACTGGCCCAACACGTACTGCTTCACGAAGGCCATAGCCGAGGATGTCGTGCGTACAATGGGCAAGGATTTACCTGTGGCCATAGTGAGGCCACCCATAG TTATCTGCACGCTCAATGAACCCACACCTGGATGGGTGGATATAAGCTCAGTGTTCGGTCCCAGCGGG ATTCTTTTAGGCATAGGCCTTGGCGTGACGCATGTGGTTTTAATAGGTGACATAACGATAGCGCTAGCTCCTGTGGACTACGTCAACAACACTGTATTGGCGACAGCGTGGGAAACCgataaacgttttaaaaataatgaaaaagacTCTAAGATTTACAATATAAGCAACTCCAGATGCACACTTGAGAAAA ATCTCGTGGGTGATCTCCTGCAGAATCCTAACACACAACAGTACGCTACGCCGAAAGCGGTTTGGTACTGTTATGGTTTTGAGACCGGAAGCGATGTTGTATTCTGGTTGTCAACGTGGCTGCTGCATTACATACCTGCGTATGTAGCCGACTTCGTGTTTAATGTGACCTCCATGAAGCGACCTGAGGGTATTAAGTC ATTCGTTAAAATGTATGAAAAGATATACAAAATGTCTTTGTTGTACGGCTATTTCCTGAGGAACCAGTGGAATCTTGTCGATGACAACACCGTGGCCATGCTGAACCAAATGTCAAAAACTGACAGGATATTGTTCAATTTTGACATTTCGAAGATCGATTGGCCGCGCTATATGCTGATCTGGTGCATCGGCTTGAGAAAGTTCATCGTGAAAGACGGACTCAAAGACAGCGAGTATGGAATGAAGAAACAGAGATGGCTGAAGATAGCTCACATTAGTTTTTATACGCTGTTCTTTGGAGTCGTATTTTCTTTGTTATATCTCGCCTGTAGAATTTTTATGTACTTATGTAATTTGAATACGATCGCCGCTCAAAcacttaaaatataa